One window from the genome of Hippoglossus hippoglossus isolate fHipHip1 chromosome 10, fHipHip1.pri, whole genome shotgun sequence encodes:
- the higd2a gene encoding HIG1 domain family member 2A, mitochondrial has product MAAATTSGAPGQAAQAPLPGFDEGPPIIEGFNPSILTRDETFKEKLQRKTKENPFVPIGCLATAGALIFGLRSFQQGKTRQSQLLMRGRIAAQGFTVVAIIIGVFTTALRSK; this is encoded by the exons ATGGCGGCTGCTACGACATCAGGGGCTCCAGGACAAGCAGCTCAAGCTCCTCTGCCGGGGTTTGATGAGGGACCCCCGATCATAGAGGGGTTCAACCCGTCCATCCTGACCAGGGACGAGACGTTcaaggagaaactccagaggaaaACCAAGGAGAACCCGTTCGTCCCCATAG GTTGTTTGGCAACAGCAGGAGCTCTGATATTTGGTCTCCGTTCCTTCCAACAAGGGAAGACCCGGCAGTCCCAGCTGCTGATGAGGGGACGTATTGCTGCTCAGGGATTCACTGTCGTTGCCATTATTATCGGTGTCTTTACCACGGCTCTGAGATCCAAGTAG
- the cltb gene encoding clathrin light chain B isoform X2 has product MADNGAPPAAEEDPAAAFLAQQESEIAGIENDGDGFGALEGANGHQQQQEPEPEPEPAPAPPEPQPQPASYDGFDDEPATVNGDMFQESNGPTDNYAAIAQVDIQRQEPESLRKWREEQKTRLEVLDSASMAAEAEWREKAKKELEDWHVHQNEQMEKNKANNRLCPSLARASEEAFLAESDGDSPGSEWERVARLCDFNPKTNKQAKDVSRMRSVLITLKQTPLVR; this is encoded by the exons ATGGCTGACAACGGAGCCCCACCGGCTGCTGAAGAGGACCCGGCCGCGGCTTTCCTGGCCCAACAGGAGAGCGAGATCGCGGGGATAGAGAACGACGGAGACGGGTTCGGGGCGCTGGAAGGAGCCAACggccaccagcagcagcaggagccgGAGCCAGAGCCGGAGCCGGCGCCGGCGCCGCCCGAGCCTCAGCCTCAGCCGGCCAGCTATG ACGGTTTCGATGACGAGCCTGCCACAGTGAATGGGGACATGTTTCAG GAGTCCAATGGCCCGACAGACAACTATGCAGCCATTGCCCAGGTGGACATTCAGAGACAAGAGCCGGAGAGTTTACGCaagtggagggaggagcagaagaCACGCCTTGAAGTGTTAG ACTCGGCATCCATGGCCGCTgaggcagagtggagagagaaagccaaaaaggagctggaggactgGCATGTGCACCAGAACGAGCAGATGGAGAAGAACAAGGCCAACAACAG ACTCTGTCCAAGTCTGGCACG AGCATCGGAGGAGGCTTTCCTGGCCGAGAGTGACGGCGACAGCCCGGGATCGGAATGGGAGCGAGTAGCCCGTCTCTGTGACTTCAATcccaaaaccaacaaacaggcGAAGGATGTTTCTCGAATGCGCTCGGTCCTCATCACTCTCAAACAGACGCCTCTAGTTCGCTAA
- the cltb gene encoding clathrin light chain B isoform X3: MADNGAPPAAEEDPAAAFLAQQESEIAGIENDGDGFGALEGANGHQQQQEPEPEPEPAPAPPEPQPQPASYDGFDDEPATVNGDMFQESNGPTDNYAAIAQVDIQRQEPESLRKWREEQKTRLEVLDSASMAAEAEWREKAKKELEDWHVHQNEQMEKNKANNRASEEAFLAESDGDSPGSEWERVARLCDFNPKTNKQAKDVSRMRSVLITLKQTPLVR; the protein is encoded by the exons ATGGCTGACAACGGAGCCCCACCGGCTGCTGAAGAGGACCCGGCCGCGGCTTTCCTGGCCCAACAGGAGAGCGAGATCGCGGGGATAGAGAACGACGGAGACGGGTTCGGGGCGCTGGAAGGAGCCAACggccaccagcagcagcaggagccgGAGCCAGAGCCGGAGCCGGCGCCGGCGCCGCCCGAGCCTCAGCCTCAGCCGGCCAGCTATG ACGGTTTCGATGACGAGCCTGCCACAGTGAATGGGGACATGTTTCAG GAGTCCAATGGCCCGACAGACAACTATGCAGCCATTGCCCAGGTGGACATTCAGAGACAAGAGCCGGAGAGTTTACGCaagtggagggaggagcagaagaCACGCCTTGAAGTGTTAG ACTCGGCATCCATGGCCGCTgaggcagagtggagagagaaagccaaaaaggagctggaggactgGCATGTGCACCAGAACGAGCAGATGGAGAAGAACAAGGCCAACAACAG AGCATCGGAGGAGGCTTTCCTGGCCGAGAGTGACGGCGACAGCCCGGGATCGGAATGGGAGCGAGTAGCCCGTCTCTGTGACTTCAATcccaaaaccaacaaacaggcGAAGGATGTTTCTCGAATGCGCTCGGTCCTCATCACTCTCAAACAGACGCCTCTAGTTCGCTAA
- the cltb gene encoding clathrin light chain B isoform X1 — MADNGAPPAAEEDPAAAFLAQQESEIAGIENDGDGFGALEGANGHQQQQEPEPEPEPAPAPPEPQPQPASYDGFDDEPATVNGDMFQESNGPTDNYAAIAQVDIQRQEPESLRKWREEQKTRLEVLDSASMAAEAEWREKAKKELEDWHVHQNEQMEKNKANNRIADKAFYKQPNSDVIGFVASEEAFLAESDGDSPGSEWERVARLCDFNPKTNKQAKDVSRMRSVLITLKQTPLVR; from the exons ATGGCTGACAACGGAGCCCCACCGGCTGCTGAAGAGGACCCGGCCGCGGCTTTCCTGGCCCAACAGGAGAGCGAGATCGCGGGGATAGAGAACGACGGAGACGGGTTCGGGGCGCTGGAAGGAGCCAACggccaccagcagcagcaggagccgGAGCCAGAGCCGGAGCCGGCGCCGGCGCCGCCCGAGCCTCAGCCTCAGCCGGCCAGCTATG ACGGTTTCGATGACGAGCCTGCCACAGTGAATGGGGACATGTTTCAG GAGTCCAATGGCCCGACAGACAACTATGCAGCCATTGCCCAGGTGGACATTCAGAGACAAGAGCCGGAGAGTTTACGCaagtggagggaggagcagaagaCACGCCTTGAAGTGTTAG ACTCGGCATCCATGGCCGCTgaggcagagtggagagagaaagccaaaaaggagctggaggactgGCATGTGCACCAGAACGAGCAGATGGAGAAGAACAAGGCCAACAACAG GATTGCTGACAAGGCTTTCTACAAACAGCCCAACTCTGATGTTATAGGCTTTGT AGCATCGGAGGAGGCTTTCCTGGCCGAGAGTGACGGCGACAGCCCGGGATCGGAATGGGAGCGAGTAGCCCGTCTCTGTGACTTCAATcccaaaaccaacaaacaggcGAAGGATGTTTCTCGAATGCGCTCGGTCCTCATCACTCTCAAACAGACGCCTCTAGTTCGCTAA